The window TTCCCAATATAGAAGCTGGTACGGTTGACATTGCGTTTTCGGTAGAGGAGATTTGAAAATTATACGATCGGCAAAAACAATGAGCCCCGGCCTGGAAAGATCGGGGCTCATTGTTTTTAAGCTATTTGGCTGTGCCGGCAGTTGCTTTGATCATTTATGAATTCAACGATAAAGCGCTGGAGCAAAAGATAACCCACAGCCTTATCACTGTGCCGGAGGCGCAGGAAGACCTGCAGGCCATGACTTTTTACAGCTGGCTAAAGGCCAGGCTGCATAAGCGCCCTTTTTACGAGGTGCTGCTGGAAACGGTACAGGCTTAAGGCCGGCCGCTACAACTAAAAATGATTGAGTAAGGCTTGCTTGATGTTTTCCTGCTGTTGCAGCCGCATATCCTGTTGCAGCAGGCTTTCTTCCAGCCGGAGCTTATTGATTTCCTTATCCAGCTGCTGAATGGCCCTTAGGCGGCGTTGTTTGATCTGCTCGAGCATACGACGGTGCCTGGCCTTAGCTTCAATAGCTTCCTTCAGTTGATCAATCGAAAAAATTTGCATGAGTAGAGAGTTTTTCCTCTAACTCCTAAAGCCTCTGAATGTTTAGTTTTTTTAATAAATTTTTAATAAAAATCCTTCATCTATGATATGTACACCTAATAGCCAACCCTTTACATGCATCAGGCAGACTGCTTCAGACTAAAGAAAAGCTTCATTTGGTATGCATCCTGCTCCTGCCAAAGCCTGAATTCAGCAGTATCCAGACGCTCCCGCAGGTAGGCATCCATGCGCCTGCCGGCCTGCTCCAGCACATAGCGGCGAAATAGTATGTTTTTCTGACTACCCTTAAATCCTTTCTGCTGGTAATATGACCGCAACCCTTCGGGCAGACTCTCCAGAAACTCATCAAAATGCTCCTGCTGTGGCCCATCGGCCAAGAGTTGGTAGTATTCCTTACTACGCTGCGCTATCTTAAACAATACTTCCAGGGGTTCTACAGCAACACTCATCTATAAACTGTTTATAATCTTTAATGCCCAAAGCTATTCCGGCAGTAAAAATTAAGTGTGTTGCCAGTTTTAAGAAATCGTCACATCCTTAGCTCCATATAAAGCTTTTGTAAAGCATCATGCAAAGCAGCAATAAGTATGCGTCCGTCAGCTGATAAATTGTAATTTACAGCTGCCTGATTTTAATGTTGCGGTACCACACCTCGCTTCCCCAATCCTGCAGACCTATGCGCCCCCTATACTGGCCCTGGCTAATGGGTGCTGCTTTCAGGCCGCTGTTGGCCACCGCCTGCTGCCATTCCGGATCATTCAGGTCAATGTTGTGAATCATTGTACCATTCATGTACACCTTGAAAAATCCATCCTGATGCACAACGCGAACCCTGTTCCACTGGCCCACCGGCAAAACATAATTACCTCCGGCACTTGCCAGGCTAAAAAGGTCACCTGCCCGATGGTTATTTTCTTCTTCCACGCCCTTATAGATATCATCATCAAAAATTTGAAGCTCCATGCCGGTATGGTAAATCTCTTTGTAGGCGGTATCTTCCGTTACAAAGAAAAAGATGCCACTATTGGACAAATGGCCAACTTTCCAGTCGATCTGCAGCTCAAAATCACCCTCAATCACCCTATCGGTTACAAGGTCTCCGCCTCCGGGTGTTTTGTTACCCGCACGCTGGGGCACATGGAGATAGAGCGCTCCACTATCAATGCGCCAGGCGGGGCCTACTCCTTCTTTTCCGTAGTTATGCCAGTTTTGCGTTGTTTCTCCATCAAACAGTAGTTGCCACCCTTCCTGCTCCTCCTGTTCGCTTAAGGTATTGTGCCCGGCTGCCGGCGACGAAAACAGCGATGGTTTGAGCAACACCACTACAACTGCCACTGCCATCAATAGTACAAGTACGTACAGAAGCTTTTTCATCTGCTATCAGTATTTTGTTTAAGATATTCAGTTTTTCAGAAAGGGCACATGAATAATTTTTCTTTTTCACCACATACACCCAGTAGCGCAACTACTACAGCATTACAGCAATCATCCACAGCACTCTTACATTCTTTGGTAATGCAATATAGCTGCTGAAAGAAGAAGCGCGTGGGCAAAAAAACGGAAAACAAAAAAAGCAGCCCCGGTAACATCTCCGGGACTGCCTTAAATACTCTATTCACGCCAGAAATCAGGAATGAATACTAGCCTATCAGGGGTTGCTTTGGGCGGGTGCCTTATCTACAGTTGGCCGGCTATCGCGGTTGGCAAGCTCCCAGGCGGTGTAAAACACCAGCTGCGCACGCTTCTGCAGGGCTTCAAATTCTATTTTATCTATGGTGTCGCTGGGCTTGTGGTAATCGGCATGTACACCATTAAAATAAAAAATTACCGGGATACCATTTTTGGCAAAGTTCCAGTGGTCGGAGCGGTAATAGATCCGGTCCGGATGGTCTTCGTCGTTATAGGTGTAATCCAGCTTAAGATTGGTGTAGGTTGTATTGGTGCGTTCGCTGATGTCGTGCAGCTCGGTAGAAAGGCGGTTTGAGCCTACCAGGTACACATAATCGGGATTACCTTCGTGCTGCGGATCTATACGGCCAATCATGTCGATGTTAAGGTTCACCACCGTGTTTTTAAGTGGAAATACCGGGTTGGCAGCGTAATACTCCGATCCCAGCAGCCCTTTTTCTTCGCCTGTTACCAGCATAAACAAAATGCTGCGGCGCGGGCCTTTACCCTCTTTTTTCGCCTGCACAAATGCTTCTGCCAGTTCCATAACGGCAGAGGTACCAGAGCCATCATCGTCGGCACCGTTGTTGATATGCTCACCATCGCGGCCAATGTGGTCGTAGTGGGCAGTGATTACCAGCAGCTCATCTTTTTTATCGCCACCTTCCAAATAGCCCAATACGTTCTCCGACATTACGGTATCGAGCTCATGCGTTAGCTGAAAGCTTAGGGTGACAGGCTTTTGCTTTACCAGTTTTTTATTACCAGCTTCTTGAGCAGTCTCCTGGAGCTTCTGAAAAGAGGTACCCATGATGTTGGCGGCTGCCTCGGGAGAGATAAAGAAAGCGCCTGTTGCGATGTTCTCCTGCGCCACCGCCATATCAGGACGCTGCAAGCGCAGCGTAGGGTGGCTCGTCATCCGCTTTTTGAGGTTCTGCACCAGCTTCTGATGCGCTGCCTGCGTAGTGGCAGCAACAAAGAAAACAGCATGCGCGCCTTTTTTACGGGCACGGACAGAAAGGCCGCGGTATTTGGTCCAGTCGTCGGTAAGGATCAGGACAGCCTTATCTTTTACATTTAGCTTTTCGTAATCCTGCTCTTCTCCCTTACCAGCAAACACCAGATTTACGGTTTTCTCGGTATTGGTATGTCCGGAGCCCATGTACACAATATCATCATAGTTTTTGTAAGTCTGGCCATTGGCTTTTACATAGATGTTGCCAGGCTTGCCTGAAAAAAGCACTACCTTTTGTAAGTAGCCATTGCCCAGGTCTTTTACCGGCCCCTGCAGCCCCAGCTCTTCAAAATGGTGCTGAATAAAGGCTGCAGCCATTTTTTGTCCGCGCTCACCGGTTTCT of the Flammeovirgaceae bacterium 311 genome contains:
- a CDS encoding hypothetical protein (COG2319 FOG: WD40 repeat), giving the protein MSVAVEPLEVLFKIAQRSKEYYQLLADGPQQEHFDEFLESLPEGLRSYYQQKGFKGSQKNILFRRYVLEQAGRRMDAYLRERLDTAEFRLWQEQDAYQMKLFFSLKQSA
- a CDS encoding peptidase m28 (COG2234 Predicted aminopeptidases); protein product: MQAQAQTAVDAEKYAATITKEDLYDYLSVLASDALEGRETGERGQKMAAAFIQHHFEELGLQGPVKDLGNGYLQKVVLFSGKPGNIYVKANGQTYKNYDDIVYMGSGHTNTEKTVNLVFAGKGEEQDYEKLNVKDKAVLILTDDWTKYRGLSVRARKKGAHAVFFVAATTQAAHQKLVQNLKKRMTSHPTLRLQRPDMAVAQENIATGAFFISPEAAANIMGTSFQKLQETAQEAGNKKLVKQKPVTLSFQLTHELDTVMSENVLGYLEGGDKKDELLVITAHYDHIGRDGEHINNGADDDGSGTSAVMELAEAFVQAKKEGKGPRRSILFMLVTGEEKGLLGSEYYAANPVFPLKNTVVNLNIDMIGRIDPQHEGNPDYVYLVGSNRLSTELHDISERTNTTYTNLKLDYTYNDEDHPDRIYYRSDHWNFAKNGIPVIFYFNGVHADYHKPSDTIDKIEFEALQKRAQLVFYTAWELANRDSRPTVDKAPAQSNP